From Nerophis lumbriciformis linkage group LG11, RoL_Nlum_v2.1, whole genome shotgun sequence, one genomic window encodes:
- the stmn2b gene encoding stathmin-2b, whose product MAKTAIAYKEKMKEISVFSLICSCLYPDMRKNTLGDFEDLDIKPINKRASGQAFEVILKPSSPVSDATHCVTNPPKRDISLEEIQKKLEAAEDRRRSQEAQVLRSLAEKREHERDVLMKAMEENSNFSRMAEEKLQMKMEQIEENRQAYLGALMERLQEREKHAQEVRRNKELKEEVTA is encoded by the exons CCTACAAGGAAAAGATGAAGGAGATTTCCGTCTTCTCGCTCATCTGCTCCTGTCTGTACCCCGACATGCGCAAGAACACCCTGGGTGACTTTGAAG ACCTGGACATCAAGCCCATCAACAAGCGGGCCTCAGGTCAGGCTTTCGAGGTCATCCTCAAGCCGTCCTCACCAGTGTCCGACGCTACCCACTGCGTCACCAATCCACCCAAAAGGGACATTTCCCTGGAGGAAATCCAGAAGAAGCTGGAGGCAGCCGAGGACCGCAGGAGA TCCCAGGAGGCGCAGGTGCTCCGCAGCCTGGCCGAGAAGCGCGAGCACGAGCGCGACGTGCTGATGAAGGCCATGGAGGAGAACAGCAACTTCAGCCGCATGGCCGAGGAGAAGCTCCAGATGAAGATGGAGCAGATCGAGGAGAACCGGCAGGCCTACCTGGGCGCCCTCATGGAGCGCCTCCAGGAGAGG GAGAAGCACGCTCAGGAGGTGCGCAGGAACAAGGAATTGAAAGAGGAGGTGACAGCGTGA